The region CCTCTATCACCGCTTGTGCGTGCTGCGCCTGCAGGTGCCGCCGCTGCGCGAACGCGGCGGCGACATCGACCTGCTCGCCGACTACGCGCTGCAGCGTTACTCGCGGGAAAACACCCGCGGCCTGAGGGGTTTTTCGCCGTGCGCGCGCCACGCCATGCACCGCCACGCCTGGCCCGGCAACGTGCGCGAACTGATCAACCGCGTGCGCCAGGCCGTGGTGATGGCCGAGGGCCGCTACATCACCGCCGCCGACTTGCGCATCGGTGCGCTCGGCGACGGCCAACCGATGACCCTGGAAGAAGCGCGCGACGCCGCCACCCGCGAAGCGATCGAACGCGCCCTGCACCGCAACCGCCGCCGCCTCGGCGAATCGGCGCGCGAACTCGGCGTATCGCGGGTGACGTTGTACCGCCTCATGCAGAAACTCGGCATGCGCAGCAGCGAAGACGACGTCTCCGAGGAAGCCGAAACGGTCTGAGCCCGGCCCGGCTTCGTTGCGAGGGCTCCGTGCCGGCCGCTCGGCTAGCGTCCGGCGTGCGCCAGCGAACGGCGCGGCAGGTCGATGGTGAACACGCAGCCCGAACCGGGAAGATTGCGGACGCTGAGTTCGCCCTTGTTGGCCAGAATGCTGCGCCGGGCGATCGACAATCCCAATCCCAGGCCGCTGGTGTCCGCCCCGGCCTGGGTGAAAGGATGGAATAAGCGCTCGGCATCGCCTGGCGGCAAGCCGCCGCAACGATCCTCGACGTCGATCAGGATGCGGTCGGCGGCGGCATAGGCGTTGAGGACGATCTCGCTGCCGGGATGGGAAAACTTGAACGCGTTCTGCAGCAGATTGCCCACCGCCGACAACAGCAGGTCGCGGTCGGCATCGACCGCCAGCAAGGGATCGACGTTCGACACGGCCAGGCTACAGCTCCTGACCTGCGCTTCCAGCGACGCCGACAGTTTGATCTCGGCGATGAATTCGGCCAGCGAAAACAGGTGCTGATGCACCGGCATCCCGGCGGTCATGCGCACCTCGGCCAGCGAGCGGTCGATCAAGTTGCCGAGACTCACCAGAGCGCGGTCGAGCACGCCGCCGGTGGCGCCGCCGAGGCCGACGTTGCCCTCCTTGATGATCGACAGCGCGAGCGTCGCGGTGCAAAGGTGATTGCGCAATTCGTGGGCGAAGAACCCCAGCTTCTCGTTCAACGCGTCGACCTGCTGGCCGGCGAGGGCGAAATCGTGTTGATAGCCGAATTCGGTCACCGCGTTGGCGATCGCATTGTCGAGGCAGCGATTGAGCGTCCTGAACTCGTCGATATCGATTCGCACGTCGCGTTCGAATGCCAGGTCGGTGATCGCCTGGCACAGATCGCCGTAATCGTGGACGACCGCGTCGATGCTGTAGCCGTGCGCGAGCAGTTCCTTGCCGTGCAGCGCCGCGGTTTCGCCGATCTCCGACAAGGCCGGCTTGCCTCCGCCGGTCGGCCCGGACACTTTGCGGCTGCGCGCGGGCTCCGAGGTCCGTTCGACCTGCAGGGTCTTGATCAGTTGCTCGAGGAATATGGTGATGCCATGGTCCAGCTCCGCTTCGGGAACGCCCGGCGGTGCGCGGCAGGCGACCTTCGCCCGGCATCGGGCGATCAGCTCGACGCGGTTCGATATGAGGAACTCATGCATCATTCCGGCACGATACGCGGCCCTTGTTGAGTTCATTCGGACCGCAGCGCATCCCGCGTCGGGCGATACCGCCCGCACCCTCCGAGCGACCGCCGCTTCAGCAGCCCATGCGCCGGGCAAGCGCCGGCGGCCATCGCCGGATGGCGAAAAATACTGAATACAATCATATGGTTACGCCGCCACCCAGGGCCGTAACGTCCGCCGCGACCCGCGTCGCGCGCAGGCGACGACGGCCCTGCCGTGTCGATTCGCCGCCCTGCCGTTCGTCGGATGGATACCACCCCAGGCAACGGAGCACCGATATGAGGATCTATTGGATCAGGGCGCAGGCACCGCGACGGGTACTGGCGCTGGTCAAACACCTCGGCATCGACGCCGAGCTGATCGAGAAAGACCTGATGGCCGGCGAGCTCAAGGCCGCCGATTACACCGCCCTCAACCCCAACGGCAAGGCGCCGACCCTGGTCGATGGCGAGCGGGTGCTGTGGGAGTCCTCGGCGATCATGGCTTACCTGTGCATCAAGCAAGGGTCGGACATGTGGCCGGCGCACTCGCCCGACGAACAAGTCGAAGTGCTGCGCTGGCTGTCGTGGAACGATTGCCACTGGGCGAACGCGGTCTCGCCGTTCTACTTCGAGCACGTGGTCAAGAACACGTTCGGACTCGGTCCGCCGGACCTGGAGCTGTTGGCGGCGGAAACCGCGGGACTGATCAGGTTCGCCCGCGTGCTCGACGCGCATCTGGCCGATCGTCGCTACGTGGCTTGCGGCCGGCTGACGATCGCCGACTTCCAACTCGCCTCGATGGCGGCCTACTGGCGCGAATCGGACATGCCGCTCGATGCGTTCGCGAACATCCTGCGCTGGCTCGACGACTTGATGCGCATCCCGGCCTGGGCCGACCCCTGGCCGAGCGAAGGCGAGCCTCTGGCCGCGGTTGCGGCGCGCTGAGCCCCGACATCGCTATCGGTGATAGACGAGTGCGTCCGTTACGCTCCCTTTCTCGCATCGCCCCTTTGGCAAAGGGGGCGAGCGCCCGACAGAGCACGAAGCCCGAATCGACTACGACGCGGGGGATTTGCTGTTCGGCGCGATGCGTCGAGGCGGGAAAGAACAAATCCCCCCTGTCCCTCTGCCCAAAGGGGGAACGGCAAACAGCGAGGGCAATGCGAAGCGCGGCCAAAAAATCGGGACGGAGGCCTCACACCTCCGTCCCGACGCGAGCGCCGTCGGAACCGACAGCACCGGGAAACCTGGCCGCTCGATGGGTCTCGACGGCACTGATACGGGAGCCGTCGCGAAAGCCGTGCCAACAATTCAAGCATTTGAATTAATTGATTATTTTCTCCGTTCGGCGGCGTCGCCCCGAGACTGTCCGGCGAAAGCGTTGCGGCCGCGTTACCTGCCTGCCCCGGACCGGTCGATGCGGCGATCGCGGCAATCCCCCGTGGGGCTTGATTCGGCGGCCGATAGGCTCGCGAGCGCTCCGTGTAAACAGGCGCATCGGCGCCGTTGCCTTTTTGCAACGCGCTTCGCGTGCGAGGATGACCGCCTTCCCGCGCTCGCTTCCCCAGCCATGTCATCGACGATCGACGCCCCGGACGATTTCATCGAGGTCTATCCCGAGGCTCTGACGCGCGAGCAATGCGCGGATCTGCTGCGCCGGTTCGACGCCAGCCGCGAGAGCGAGCCGGGCCGGGTCGGCGGCGGGGTGATGCCCGACCTCAAGGACAGCCGCGACCTGACCATCACCGGCCGCGAAGGCTGGAAGGACGTCGAGATCGCCCTGAACCTGGCGGTGTTCCGCGGCCTGCTGAGCTATCTGCGCCGCTACCCGCACACGATGATCGCGCCGCTGATGCTGGAAGCGCCGTCGGCCGACGGCAAGCGCCACCGTCTCACCCCCGAACGCATGGCCGAGATGGACGACAACGCACTGGCGCCGATCGCCCAGACCGTGTTCCGTCCGGGTTCGATCAACCTGCAGCGCTACACCGCCGATCGCGGCGGTTATCCGTACTGGCATTGCGAGCTGTACCCGCGCGACCCGGGCGCCGAGACCCTGCACCGCCACGTGTTGTGGACGATCTACCTCAACGACGGCTTCGAGGAAGGCGAGACCGAGTTCCTGTACCAGCGCCGCAAGATCGTCCCGCGCGCCGGCGACCTGCTGATCGCACCGGCCGCGTTCACCCACACCCACCGCGGCAACCGGCCCAAGGGCGGCGACAAATACATCGCGACCAGCTGGATCCTGTTCCAGCGCGCGGAGCAGTTGTTCGGCGGGCGCTAAGGCTCCAGGCATGAGGTTGCTTGCGTAGCGGGCGAAAGCAAATCGCCCGGCGCAGCCATTACGCAGGTGCCAGCCGCCTTCTGAAAGCAGGCGAATCGACGCAGGCATCGCGCGTACAAGCACGCATCCCCCGCAAGTTCCCCCGTTTGGGCAGGGGGCAGGGGGATTTGCTGTTAGCTGTTAGCGACCAATCGTTGCCGCCAACCCGCCAAACCTCAGGGATTACGCGGGTGGTTCAACACCAGCCAGTACAAGCCGACCTGTTTGACCGCCCACACGAACTGCTCGAAATCCACCGGCTTCTGGATGTAGCTGTTGACCCCGAGCGCGTAGCTCGCTTCGACGTCGAAGGGCTCGGTGCTGGTGGTCAGCACCACCACCGGCAGGGTGCGGGTGGGCTCGTGGGCGCGGATCGCCTGCAGCACTTCGCGGCCGTCGACCTTAGGCAGATTGAGGTCGAGCAAGACGATCGACGGCAGATCGCTGGGGTCGCGATCGGAATAACGGCCGCGTGCGAACAGGTAATCCAGCGCCTCGGCGCCGTCGCCCATCACCACCAGCCTGTTGGCGATCTTGGCCTCGTCGAAAGCGAGCCGGGTCAGCTCGACGTCGTCGGGATTGTCTTCGACCAGCAGGATTTCCTTATGCATCTGTATTTTCCTCGCCTGTCGTGGCGACAGGCAATTCCACTATGAAGGTGCTGCCCGCACCGGGCTGCGAATGAGCGCGCAGCTCGCCGCGGTGGCGCTCGACCACGCGACGCGCGATCGCCAGGCCCAAACCGTGACCGCCGCCCTGGTCCGGCCCATGCAGGCGCTGGAAGGGCTCGAACAGCTTGTGAGCATATCGCATGTCAAAACCGGCCCCGTGGTCGCGGATGGTCAGCAGCAGGCGGCCCGCGACGGTCTCGCCGCTGACCTCGATGCGCACCGGTTCGACCTGGCCTTCGCGCTCGCACGAAAACTTCCAGGCGTTGTGCATGAGCTGGTTCAACATCAGCTTGAGCAGCCGCTCGTCGCCCTCGACCTGCAGGCCGGGCTGGACTGAAACTTCGCCGCGATGGCGCGGATCGGCGTCCTGCAGCTCGGCGCCGACCCAGTCGGCGAGCAGGCTCAGGTCGACCGGCGCGACCCGCATCTCGGCGCGGGTCACGTGCGACAACTCGGTCAGCGCGGCGAGCAGACTGGTCATGCGCGAGGCCGCAGCGCGGATGCGCCCCAGGTAATCGCGATCGGTCTCGTTCAAGCGTTCGATCGCGCGTTCGCTGAGCAGGGCGGAGAAACTTTCGATCGAGCGCAGCGGCGCGCGCAGGTCGTGGGCGACCGCGTCGGCGAACAGCTGCAGCTGCCGGTTGGAGGCGTCGAGCGCGGCGCCGCGTTCCTCGATGCGGGCGCTCAGGGCGATGCCGGCCTCGCGTTCGCCGCGGATGTCGCGCATGTGCGAGATGAAATACTGCGGCGCGCCGGACTCGTCGCGCATCACCGCGACGTTGAGCTGCACCCAGACCTCGCTGCCGTCGCGATGCACATAGCGCTTGTGTTCGTCGACCGAGGCCAGGCTGCCGTTGACCAGCGCGGTGACCAGGTTGTTGCTGATCGCCAGATCGTCGGGATGGGTCACTTCGCTGTAGTGATGGCCGCGCAACTCGTCTTCGCGGTAGCCCAGCATCGCGCACAGCGCCGGATTGATTTCCAGCCAGATGCCCTCGATCGAGACGATGGCCATGCCGATGTTCGACGCGGCCATGGCCTGACGGAAACGATCGTCGCCCATCTTCGACGCCACTGCAGCGGTGGCGTGGTCGGCGGTGGTCGTGGCGCGCGGTAGGCTCATCGGTGCAGGGACAAGGGTCTTCGGCGGATTATGTGACCGGGGAGTGTATCCGCCCGGCTCGTGACGGCACGGTAGACGGTCGCATACGGCGCCGACACAGCCAAGTCGAGCACAATGCCGGCATGGATTTTCCTCAGATCGCCTTCCTGCTGATCCTGGGCGCAGCACTGTATCTGTTCATCAGCGAACGGCTGCGGGTCGACGTCACCGCCATGCTGACCCTGCTGGCGCTGGTGTTGACCGGCGTGCTCGACGCCAAGCAGGCCTTGTCGGGCTTCGCCAGCGAGCCGGCGATCATCGTCGCGGCGGTGTTCGTGATCTCCGGCGGCCTGGCCGCGACCGGCATCACCGAGCGCCTGGGCCAGTGGATCGGCGACGCCTCCGGCAAGAGCGAGAGCCGCGCGATCGCGGTCACCATGCCCGCGGTGGCGGCGCTGTCTTCGTTCACCCACCACGTCATGGTCACGGCGATGATGCTGCCGATCCTGACCCGCTTCGCCAAGGCGCGCGGGCTGTCGGCGTCGCGCCTGCTCATGCCGATGTCGTTCGCGGCCTCCCTCGGCACCACCCTGACCCTGGTCAGCGCGCCGGCCTTCCTGCTCGCCGACAACCTGATCGAACGCACCGGCGCACCGGGCCTGGGCATCTTCTCGATCACCCCGATCGGCCTGGCCCTGGTCGCGCTGGGCGTGGTCTACATGCTCGCCACGCGCTGGCTGTTGCCCAAGCGCGGCGGCGAGCACGGCGACGACGGTTATCTGCGCCTGGACCGTTACCGCACCGAACTGTTGATCGTCGAAGGCTCGCGCTGGAGCACGCGCCCGCTGGCCGAGTTGCAGAAAGCCCTCGGCGACCGCTTCGTCCTGACCGGCTGGCTGCGCGACGGCCAACGCCGCCAGGACCTCGGCCCGAGCAGCCCGCTGATCAGCGGCGACATCCTGCTGGTCGAAGCGTCGGCCGACGCCTTCGCCTCGCTGCACGACGACAGCGGGCTCGATCTCAATGCGATCGCGCGCTTCGGCGACAGCGTCACCGGCGAAGGCGACGGCGAACCGCAGCTGGTCCAGGCGGTGGTCGCGCCGGGCTCGGAGTTCATCGGACGCAGCGTGCGCGAACTCGATTTCGCGCGCCGCTTCCATGCCGTCATCGCCGGTCTGTGGCGTCGCCAGGGCGCAGTCGCGCCGCGTTTGTCGGACGCACGCCTGCGCGAAGGCGACCTGTTGGTGCTGTGGGGCCGGCCCTCGCGTTTCGCCGAACTGGCCGCGCACCATGGCTTCCTGATGCTGGTGCCGTTCGCCGGCGAAGCGCGCCGCCGCATCCGCGCGCCGCTGGCGCTGGCG is a window of Lysobacter antibioticus DNA encoding:
- a CDS encoding sensor histidine kinase — protein: MHEFLISNRVELIARCRAKVACRAPPGVPEAELDHGITIFLEQLIKTLQVERTSEPARSRKVSGPTGGGKPALSEIGETAALHGKELLAHGYSIDAVVHDYGDLCQAITDLAFERDVRIDIDEFRTLNRCLDNAIANAVTEFGYQHDFALAGQQVDALNEKLGFFAHELRNHLCTATLALSIIKEGNVGLGGATGGVLDRALVSLGNLIDRSLAEVRMTAGMPVHQHLFSLAEFIAEIKLSASLEAQVRSCSLAVSNVDPLLAVDADRDLLLSAVGNLLQNAFKFSHPGSEIVLNAYAAADRILIDVEDRCGGLPPGDAERLFHPFTQAGADTSGLGLGLSIARRSILANKGELSVRNLPGSGCVFTIDLPRRSLAHAGR
- a CDS encoding glutathione S-transferase family protein, whose protein sequence is MRIYWIRAQAPRRVLALVKHLGIDAELIEKDLMAGELKAADYTALNPNGKAPTLVDGERVLWESSAIMAYLCIKQGSDMWPAHSPDEQVEVLRWLSWNDCHWANAVSPFYFEHVVKNTFGLGPPDLELLAAETAGLIRFARVLDAHLADRRYVACGRLTIADFQLASMAAYWRESDMPLDAFANILRWLDDLMRIPAWADPWPSEGEPLAAVAAR
- a CDS encoding 2OG-Fe(II) oxygenase, whose protein sequence is MSSTIDAPDDFIEVYPEALTREQCADLLRRFDASRESEPGRVGGGVMPDLKDSRDLTITGREGWKDVEIALNLAVFRGLLSYLRRYPHTMIAPLMLEAPSADGKRHRLTPERMAEMDDNALAPIAQTVFRPGSINLQRYTADRGGYPYWHCELYPRDPGAETLHRHVLWTIYLNDGFEEGETEFLYQRRKIVPRAGDLLIAPAAFTHTHRGNRPKGGDKYIATSWILFQRAEQLFGGR
- a CDS encoding response regulator; its protein translation is MHKEILLVEDNPDDVELTRLAFDEAKIANRLVVMGDGAEALDYLFARGRYSDRDPSDLPSIVLLDLNLPKVDGREVLQAIRAHEPTRTLPVVVLTTSTEPFDVEASYALGVNSYIQKPVDFEQFVWAVKQVGLYWLVLNHPRNP
- a CDS encoding sensor histidine kinase, giving the protein MSLPRATTTADHATAAVASKMGDDRFRQAMAASNIGMAIVSIEGIWLEINPALCAMLGYREDELRGHHYSEVTHPDDLAISNNLVTALVNGSLASVDEHKRYVHRDGSEVWVQLNVAVMRDESGAPQYFISHMRDIRGEREAGIALSARIEERGAALDASNRQLQLFADAVAHDLRAPLRSIESFSALLSERAIERLNETDRDYLGRIRAAASRMTSLLAALTELSHVTRAEMRVAPVDLSLLADWVGAELQDADPRHRGEVSVQPGLQVEGDERLLKLMLNQLMHNAWKFSCEREGQVEPVRIEVSGETVAGRLLLTIRDHGAGFDMRYAHKLFEPFQRLHGPDQGGGHGLGLAIARRVVERHRGELRAHSQPGAGSTFIVELPVATTGEENTDA
- a CDS encoding SLC13 family permease encodes the protein MDFPQIAFLLILGAALYLFISERLRVDVTAMLTLLALVLTGVLDAKQALSGFASEPAIIVAAVFVISGGLAATGITERLGQWIGDASGKSESRAIAVTMPAVAALSSFTHHVMVTAMMLPILTRFAKARGLSASRLLMPMSFAASLGTTLTLVSAPAFLLADNLIERTGAPGLGIFSITPIGLALVALGVVYMLATRWLLPKRGGEHGDDGYLRLDRYRTELLIVEGSRWSTRPLAELQKALGDRFVLTGWLRDGQRRQDLGPSSPLISGDILLVEASADAFASLHDDSGLDLNAIARFGDSVTGEGDGEPQLVQAVVAPGSEFIGRSVRELDFARRFHAVIAGLWRRQGAVAPRLSDARLREGDLLVLWGRPSRFAELAAHHGFLMLVPFAGEARRRIRAPLALAILAATVIAAATEWLPASLAFLLGAVAMVATRCVDVEQAYREIDVRIFVMIAGVIPLGVAMEQTGTAQLLAQGLLHVVAGWSPLAILLVMFASAALLTQILSDAATTVLLGPIAISLAQSLGLPPTPFVVCTALGAVAAFLTPIGHHGNLLILGPGQYRFNDFLRIGLPLTTMVALVSAWMARWLWLDGPLWPLSS